The Stenotrophomonas sp. ASS1 genome segment CCTGCTGGCGGCGTTGGCGCCAGGGCGCGTCGATCTGGGCGTGGGCAAGGCCCCGGGTGGCCTGCCGGCCTCGACTGCCGCGCTGGCGGCCGGGCGCCCGGCGTTCGCCGACTTCGATCAGCAACTGCGCGACCTGGAAGGCTATCTGTCCGGGGCGGACACCGAGGCGCTGGCACGGCCGGTTCCGCAGCAGGCACCGGAGCGCTTCCTGCTCGGCGCCAGCCCGCAGAGCGCAAAGCAGGCGGCCGAGCTGGGCTGGCGCTTCGTCTATGCCGCGCACTTCGATGGTGACCCGAAGCATATCGAGGCCGCCTTCGATGCCTACCGCACCGTTTCTACGCAGCCGCCGCTGCTGGCCACGGTGGCCTTCGCCGCACCAACTGCCGAAGCCGCAGCGCGTCATATCGGCGCGCTGCGCGTCTACAAGCTGCACCTCGGCCCCGGCCAGACGGTGAATCTGCCCAGTCCCGAGGCGGCTGCCGAGTACGCGCGGCAGGTGGGCGTGGCTGACTTTCGTATCGAGGAAACGCGCCCCAGCGTGTTGTCCGGTGATGCGCAGCACGTGCGTGACGAACTGGATGCGCTGCACCGGCGCTTCGGCGTGGGCGAGTTCATCCTCGATGCGCCGGTGGCTGACCTCGACGCGCGTCTTACATCCCTTGAACTGCTGTCGCCCGCGCCGCGCGCGGCGGTGGCCTGACCTGCAGGAGCGATTCCCATGAGCACGACCCCGCGCCACATTCCGTTCGGCATCATGCTGCAGGGGCCCGGCAGCCACATGCATGCCTGGAAGCATCCCTCCAATCCGGCCGATGCCAGCGTCAACCTGCAGTTCTACATC includes the following:
- a CDS encoding MsnO8 family LLM class oxidoreductase, translated to MSYQISVLDKSPVAEGASPEQALRNSLQLAQRAEQLGYHRYWFAEHHAAPTLASPAPEVLAAWVLAQTRRIRIGSGGVMLRHYAPYKVAENFNLLAALAPGRVDLGVGKAPGGLPASTAALAAGRPAFADFDQQLRDLEGYLSGADTEALARPVPQQAPERFLLGASPQSAKQAAELGWRFVYAAHFDGDPKHIEAAFDAYRTVSTQPPLLATVAFAAPTAEAAARHIGALRVYKLHLGPGQTVNLPSPEAAAEYARQVGVADFRIEETRPSVLSGDAQHVRDELDALHRRFGVGEFILDAPVADLDARLTSLELLSPAPRAAVA